Genomic window (Leptolyngbyaceae cyanobacterium):
TGCTAGTATACTTATACGGTTTGGGAAAATAATAATTTTATTACTAAAAATAACGCAATTGTTTTTAGGGTTAGTACTCTAAAAGCAATTAATGCGGGAGTAAATCTAATCCTATTTTCTTTCGATAAAGACTTATATTATGAAGCAATGTTTGCCTTACTGAAAGCTAAAGATAAAGGGGAACTAGATAATAAAACTTTAGAAAAAAGTAGAAAAAGACTAGAATCATTACCAGGTTCTCTTTCCTTAACTACCCAACAATTTATCTCTCCTTAAAATGTGTAGGGTACGTTAGCTTAAGCGTAACGCACCATTAACTCAAGGCGGTGCGTTACAGTCAAAATCGGTAAAGCCATCACGCAGCTTACATAATCTTTGATTTATCAGCAGCCTCTAAGCGGCAACCATTCTATAATCAGAAATTGTCCCTAAAAGTCCTCGATCATGTCCGACCAACAATCCCCACAAGAACACCACTCCACGCGAGATGAAATTCGCGCCACCCGACTACAGAAAGTCGAACAACTCAAGCAACTGGGATTGAATCCCTACGCCTATCGCTGGGAATCTACCCACCAGTCAGCAGAACTGCAAGAAAAATACGCCAATTTAACTAACGGTGAAGAAGTAGATGTAGAAGTTGCTGTGGCTGGTCGTATTATGGCACGTCGCGTGTTCGGAAAACTAGCTTTCTTTAATTTGCAAGACGAAACCGGAACGATTCAGTTGTACCTGGAGAAAAACCGTATCCAGGAAAACATGGCAGAGATCGATCCGGATGCTTTCAACCACCTCAAACAACTCACCGATTTAGGGGACATCATCGGTGTGAAAGGGACGATTAAACGGACTGAAAAAGGTGAACTATCAGTCTATGTCAAGCAGTACACTATTCTCACTAAGTCGTTGCTGCCTTTACCAGATCAATGGCACGGATTGACAGATATTGCCAAGCGGTATCGCCAACGTTATGTTGATTTAATCGTCAATCCGAAAGTGCGAGAGACTTTCCGCCGTCGTGCTTTAATTACGGCATCGATTCGCCGCTATTTGGATACCAGGGGTTTTATGGAAATCGAAACTCCGGTTTTGCAAGGGGAAGCGGGTGGTGCTGAGGCGCGTCCTTTCATTACTTACCACAATACTCTAGAGATGGAGTTGTTCTTGCGAATCGCGACGGAGTTACATCTGAAGCGGTTAATTGTCGGTGGTTTTGAGAAAGTTTATGAAATGGGAAGAATTTTCCGCAATGAAGGTATTTCCACTCGCCATAATCCAGAATTTACGACGATCGAGGTTTACCAAGCTTACGCTGATTACAATGATATGATGGCGCTGACAGAAGCGCTGATTACTAATGCTGCACGGGAAGTGTTGGGTACGCTGCAAATCAATTATCAAGGAACGGAGATTGACTTAACTCCTCCTTGGCGTCGCGTTACCATGCACGAGTTAGTAAAAGAAAAAACCGGACTCGATTTTAGTAAGTTCCAAACTCTTCACGAAGCGCAGCAAGTTGCTCACGAGTTTGGGGTTGAGGGTTTAGAAGATTGTAACTCCCTTGGGGAAGCACTCAATGAAGTGTTCGAGCAGAAGGTAGAAGAAAACCTGATTCAGCCTACTTTTGTGTTAGATTATCCGGTAGAAATTTCTCCTTTGGCGAAACCGCACCGTTCTCAACCAGGTTTAGTAGAAAGATTCGAGTTGTTTATCGTGGGAAGAGAGACGGCGAACAGTTTCTCGGAACTTACCGATCCTTTAGATCAGCGAGAACGTTTGGAAGCACAAGCGGCGCGAAAAGCAGCTGGAGATTTGGAAGCGCATGGTGTGGATGAAGATTTTCTGACTGCTTTGGAATATGGTATGCCGCCGACTGGTGGTTTGGGAATTGGGATTGACAGGTTGGTGATGCTGTTAACTGATTCTGCCAGTATTCGAGATGTCATAGCATTTCCCCTCCTCAAGCCAGAAAAGGGTGAAGAGTAAATAAAGGGATGGGGAGATGGGGGGATGGGGAGATGGGGAGATGGGGGGAAAATAGAACTAATTTCCTGAATTCTGACTCCTGAATTCTGACTCCTGAATTCTGACTTCATCCTTCATCCTTCACCCTTCATCCTTTATGAAGAAACTTCTGCCATTTCGATGACTCGACCATCTAAATCTTTGACTAAAAAGTTTAGTGGTTTTTCGCGGCGGATTTTGTGCTTTAAGCCTCGAACTTGGACGCGCATCAGCACTTGTTCTAAGCAATCGCGATCGAAACAAACATGGCGTTGCCGCTCTTTTTCTCCTAAACTAGCACCAGATATGACGTGCAACTGAGTGTTTTTCTTTAATTGATACCAAAGACCATCTGGTTGATTTAATGCTTTAGTGCTAGTGGATAAAGTGGGATTCCCTGCCATGTAAAGCGGGTCCATGCCAGTAGTACCCAAGGTTTGCTCGTAATTGTAGTAATAATGCAAAGGCACGTCTGCCACTGGTAGGTCTAGCAACCCTTCATACATTTGTCGGGCAATTTCTAGATCCGTGACCATAATTGTATAAACTTTCGGCGCACTGGTAAGGAACATCCACATGGCACCTGCATAAGCTACCAGTAGCATCACCATGATTCCTTGGGTGGAAAACAGGCTATCGATCGGTAGCCAAGCTAAGAATACACCGAAGGAAGCGGACAAATGCAGTGTAGGAATAAAGGTAACTGGAACCATGAACTTATAAGGTGAGAAGAACTAGTTGCACTTAAGGGAATTTGCAAGCAGACATATACCATCTTATTTGTTTCTAGTCTATCAGGGGGAAAGTCAGAATTCAGGAGTCAGAATTCAGGAGTCAGAAGTTAGAGTTAACAAATTTTCCTTTTCCCTAGCCCCTAGCAAGAGAGCCCCTAGCTCCTTTCCTCTCCTATCTCCCCATCTCACGCCACTCCTGACTTTATAACCGATTCTTAACCAGTTAAAATGGCAACGTTTTGTCAATGTCATGTACCATTAGATAGATAAGAAGACGCATTACAGCAATCTTATGTCTAACTTTCGATAGAAAAATACACGGAAATTGGCCAGTTTTTCTTGTGTGACTAAATGTAGTCTCTTACACGCAAGCAAACAAATCTATGAATTCAGCAAGAGATGGCGATAAGACGAAAGAGGAACTGATTGCCGAGGTGGAAGAACTTCGCAATCAAGTTGCGGCGTTGCAGAAAGTCGATCGCTCGCGGGATATTCGCAAGCAGGTACTGGCTACTACTTCTCTCCCTAAATATACTCATATTACTCAAGATGCGGTAAAGAATAGAACTAGTGATTTCTCTTCAAGCTCTTCTACGGTAATTTCTACTGCTACGGTGGAACTCGTGCCAAGTGGTGTTGGCTGTCCGACTAACTTGAACGATCGCCAGCAAAGAGAAGAACTTACAAAGGCGATCGATCTCCGGCAGTTAGCTACCTTGGCGGTAAATGGGACGATCTACAATTGGGACATTGCTACTAACCGGGTAGAAAGAACGGATAATATATTTGCGCTTTTGGGCTATAGTCCCCAAGAGGTAGAGCCAAGTAGTGATTGGTGGAACGATCGCATTCATCCCAATGACCGTCCTCTTACGTGGGCTAAAATTTGCGAAGCTTTAGGCAATCAAACTAGATTTCAGTTGGTATATCGAATTCTTCATAAAAACAATCAATATATATCGATCTGCGACCAAGGTTTAATTTTACGAAATAAAGATGGTTATCCAGAACGAGTGATTGGTTTTGCTCAACTTATTACCGAAAGCCAACAAACACAAGCAGTAAGTAAAATGAGTGAAAATCGCTTTCGGATGGCGCTAGCTACTTACCCGATTATTTTATTTAATCAAGACCGAGACCTTCGCTACACTTGGATTTACAACCCCCAGTTAGGATACTCGATCGAGGAATTTTTAGGAAAAACCGATGTGGAGTTAATGTTTTCATCAGATGCGCTGCGGGTGATGGAACTTAAGAGTCGGGTCTTGACAAGCGGTGTTGGCGTTCGAGAAGAAATTCGAGTAAATATTAATGGAGAAGAAGTTTACTTGGATTTGAGAGTGGAAGCGTTGCGGGATTCCGAGCGGAATATTATCGGCATTACTGGCGTTTCTATCGATATTACCGATCGCAAACAAATCGAAACAAACCTCCGACAAAAAGCTGAAGAATTGGCGAAGCTCAACCAAATTAAAGACCGCTTTTTGGCAATGGTATCCCATCAATTGCGGACGCCTCTTAACGTGATTATGGGGTGTGCCGGATTGCTGCATCGTACCTCGAAATTTGAGGAAGGAACTTTAAAAAGACTGCTAGAAACGATCGAGCGCAATGCCAAATATCAGCTACAGGTAAGCGATCGCATTTTAGAGATCTCCCGGATGATGGAAAGCAATTTCCAGCTAAATTTGCGCCCCCTAGACCCGGTGTTGGTGATTTACGGCGCTACGGATTTGGTGCGCCCCCTAGCTGAAACCAAAAATATTAGATTGGAATCAGCGATCGAATGTACGGAAACGGAGATTATGGGCGATCGCGATCGTTTACAACAAGTATTGTGGAATTTGCTCTCTAATGCCGTTAAGTTTACTCCCGATGGCGGACGGGTAGACGTGCGACTTTCTTTAGAAAAAATTGGCAATGAAGAGCTAAAAATTGATATAGACAGCGAAAAAGAGAAAAACAGTTTATATTCTCAATCATCAGTTGATTATATTCAAATTCAGGTTAAAGATACTGGTATTGGCATAAATCCTCAATTTTTACCCCATCTGTTCGAGCCATTTCGCCAAGGGGAGAACAATTCCTCTCCATCGAACGGAGAATTAGGACTGGGATTGACTTTGGCGCGTTACTTGGTGGAGTTGCACGGCGGGACGATCGATGCGGAAAGTGCTGGCGTGGGAATGGGAGCCACCTTTACAATTAAATTGCCATTGTTAATTTCTCGATCGCCCATCACCGATCGTCAATCCCCAGTGTAGTATGGGGTTGAACTAAATTAGGTTTAACGAAACACTGGTTAAACTATTGTGCAGATTCCCCATTTTCCCGAAAGCAATCATCCCATTATCAAAGCGCTGTTTCACTACAGCGATCGCGAACTGCTGACCCTGTTTCAGCGCCATCCCGAAGAAGGTAAATACTTTACGGCGATTTTCTGTCGCTACAGTCCGATCGTTTACACTTTAATCGCTCACTCCGGGCGATCGCCAGTCCAAGCAGACTACTTGTTTGCCATCACCTGGCGACATATCTATCACGCATTAGGCGAACTAGACTTGCGGGGTAGCAGCGTACCGGGAATGGAAAACTTTAACCTCCAAAACTGGCTGATTAATATCACCGCTTTGTGCATCAATCAAGCAGAACTACCGCCTGTCGAGTCGATAGATTACTCTTTAGGCAAAGCTTCCCCCCCTCTTTGGTGCTACACCGAACAAGCTTTGGATATGCTCGATCCTCTGGCACGTTTATTAGTAGTGATGTCTCAAACTTTTCGCTGGAGTGAATCCCGGATCGCCGCTTATTTGCAAGCAGAAGGAGAAGCCATTCCCCCCGCCCAAATTAGAGAATTGCTGCAAATCGGATTGCAACAATTGCATCAAGTCTTGCCAGCCGATATTCGCGCCATCTATTTTGGAGAAGAAGAAACCATGCCGCAGGAAGACCCGGAAATTGATATCGCAACTCCTCTAATTTAGGGGGCTCTCTTGCTAGGGGCTCTCTTGCTAGGGAAGAAGTTTAAAATGCAGGATCGAACCATTTAACTTCTCAACACTCAATCGTTAATATCGGTGTCCAATTGACGATTGTTACTGAGGCATGAAAATGTGAATTTAAATGAACGTAACTTATGAAAGGAATACCGCAAAAGCTCGAAAAATGGAGAATAGTTAATAAAAAATTGGCAATGAAAAAATCTCCTTTTTCAAAGCGATTCCCCATTTTCCATTCCCCATTTTCCATTCCCCATTCCCCATTTAAATCTTTCTTTTTACTTTTACCTTTTTACTTTTTACTTTTAGGTGCATCGGATCTGAACGAACAACTAAATATCCGCATTAATAACGGTACGCAAGGGGAATTGCGCGATCGCGCGGATATGCTAGTTCGTTTCGGCGGACAATCCCAGCTGCAAGGTAATTTAGATAAAGCAATTCCTTATTGGATGCAGGCAGCCCAAATTTATCATCAAATTGGTGATTTTCAATCAGTCGGAAGAGTTTATGATTTTATTGGGTTGGCTTATGCGGCTTTGGGAGATTACCAAAATGCAGAGGAAGCTTTGCGGCGACGATTGGGAGTGGCTCGCGATAACAAAGATTTGCCAGGACAAGTTTATGGTTTGAATAATATCGGTACGGTTTTATTGCGGAGGGGTAGTATTCCGGGGGCGAGAACTACTTTTGAGGAAGCGTTGGCGATCGCTCGTAGTATAAATAACGTGGAAGGAATCGGTTTATCTCTGAGTAATTTGGGATTGGCGGCATTTGGCAGTCGCGATTACAATCAAGCCATTAGATTATATGAAGAAGCTTTAATTTATCGAAATCGCGCTGGAGAACCGATCGGTAAAGCTAATACGCTGAATAATTTAGGAGATGCTTATCGTGCGAGAACTCCTCATCCAGTACCGAGAAGCCAGGATTTTCGAGATATTATCGGTGCTTACGGTGCGGCGATGAGAGTTGCGGAAGCTGCCCTCGATCGCCCCAATCAGTATCGCGCGATCGATGCTTTGGTGTCTCTGTACAGTTCTACCGGGCAGTATATCCGAGCTTTTGAGCTATTAGAAGATCGTTTGGCGCTCGATCGCAGTACCGAGAACCGCCGTCAAGAAATTACGACTTTGCAATCGCTAGCTAAACTTTACCTCTTAGTCGGTAAGTACGGTGAGGCGAGGAAAAGTTATCGGGATGCGATCGCGGTAGCTCGTGTTTTGCAAGATGCAAGGACGGAAGCGATCCTGTTAGGCGAAGTGCTGGAAATTTTGCCAGAACCTTAATTTATAACGAATTCAGGTTAACTTCTTCCTCGCTCTTATTTCTCTTTTTTGCGATCGCCTTAGCGGAAAAGCTTTGTCTCATGCTTACTTGGCAGTTTATTACAAAGTTGGTAATCCAAGGGTAATTCCTATTACCCGTCACTTTTACTATTGTGGCAGGGGGGCTGGGGGAAAGATTTGTGACACGGTTAAAGTAAATTGGTATATAAAATCTTAAAAAAAAACCGCTCTATGAGGGCGGTTTTTTCGATCGTTAATTGAGAAAAACCTGACCATTATCTTGCACGCGGATCGTACCTAATTTATCCGTTAATCGGTTTTGTTCTTCCAAAATCACTTGTAAAACGCCATTTCGAGAAGTGGTACGGGGAATTACGTTCAGTAATCCCTCATCTTGGCGATTGAAAGTAATGGTTACCGGGGCTGGTAGGTTGCGTAGAGTGATGTTTGCGCCACGTCTTAAGGAGCGCTGGGGAGTATAAGTAATTGCTTCGTAGGTTACCGGAACGTTAGTTCTGTTGATTACTTCTACGTCTACCGTACCCTGAGTGGGAATTACTCTAGCGACGGCGTTCGATCGCGATTCCGGTAGGGGCGGTTGAATAACGTTAGTTCTACCGGGAGTTATATTAATCTGACTAATCTGATAACCCGTTTCTGCTTGTTGGGAAACTACGGGGGAAAATTGGGAATTGCGATCGGCTTTTTCGATCGGCATCGCTGTTGCTGAAAACGCGATCGAGAAAATTCCCGCGATCGCAGTGAGTAACCCAAAACTATATTTGAGTCCCCGTTCTAGATTTGGTGTATTCATAACACCTCCTTTACGTGATAGTAAACAGTCATCAGTTATCAGTTAACAGTTAACTAATAACTGTTAACTGATTTAACATTAAGCTCGCTCCCACATTTGCCGAATTTTATCGGGCAAGAAATTAGCGATTTCTTGAATGCGCTCTGAAGATAATTCGTCTTTCGTAGCAGAGAAAACTGCTTTTACTACTGTTTCTGGTGCTACATCTGGTTGTAATCCAGCTTCTTGTTGTACTCGGAACAGGAAAGTGTCGGATTTAATAATTAAAGGAGGACGCACTTTGCTCAAGAAACTAACTAAAGGATTAGTATCTCTCCAAAGGTCTGCCACTTCGTTTTGTAAAGCTTTATCTCTGGCAGGCGCGATTTCTTGATGTAGCTCGTTTTCTACTCGTTCGGCAGCTTCGGTGGTCATCATATCGCGCATTGTGCGATAGACAACTTCTGTAATATCTCTAGCATCAAAGGGATCGGATATATTGCCTTTGAGCATTACTTTTTCTAGGAAAGGCATATCTTTGCTAGCAATCGGGACTTTCGGCCCTTCTTTAACCGATTGAGGAAGATTGCTATCCATTTTTTCCAGCATTTTGCGGCCTTTTTCTGTTAGTTCTGCCTTCTGGAAAGTAATTAAATGAGGTAATGGGCCATCTGGCGCACCATAAGTATTGGCGATTCTCACATCGACTTCTTTCGGATTAAAAGCATCGGGAACATCTTCCTGATTACCGTAAGCGTTGCCGCTAAATTCAGCATTGATATATTGCTTTTGATTTAAATAATCCAAATGCCCTAAAAATTCGGCAGGGCTAATTTCTCTGCCTGCAAAGTCTGTTTCGTTGAATTCGACCCGGTGCATTCCTTGGCTGCTATCGGTATCGCTGATTTTCTTGAGAAGAATATAGACAATATCTTCACGGATTCCAATGGTCATAGTATTTTCTAAATGATCCTCTAATGTCACATTGCGTTATTTTGACGATAATCTGACGTTGATTCGCCCTCATCTGTCAGAGGAGACATATCAAAAGATGGGGAAATTTTTTGATATATTACTGCGGCTTTATTGCAATAGTAGTCTGCCAAATTGATTTTGATTGGTTGTGGGGAGCTAGAAACCCAGCTTTTCTAAAAAACCGGGTTTCTTTAACCCCTCAAAACTACTTTGGTGGACTACTAGTTGATATGATTTAAGTTTTTAATTAGTAATATTGTTTGATTCGGAAAATTTAAACTTAACCAAAGGAAGATGAAATAATTTCCAAAAATACTAAATTTTACTGCTACTCAACTTGTTATAACAAATGACTAATGACTAAGAACTAACAGCTTCTAATCGATTTTGGGGTAAGGTGACGGTAACGATCGTACCTTGATTGAGGGTGCTATCGATGCGGATGCTACCGTAATGATTTTGGGCGATCGCAGATGCGATCGCCAATCCTAACCCAGATCCGGTGGTGGTAACTCTAGTACGGGCGGGATCGACGCGATAAAAGCGATCGAATAAATGAGGTAACGCATCTTCTGGAATCCCAATTCCCGTATCTTGCACCTTTACTTGCAGTTGAGGATAATTGCTGCGACGGGTAATTCTTTGCAACTGCACGTTAACTTTACCTTCTGGCGGCGTATATTGCAGGGCGTTTCCGATCAAATTCGTAAACAATCGCGCCAATTGATCCCAATCTCCATGCAAAGAGAAAAACTCTTCTTCCATTTCCTCAAAAGTACTATTGAGAAATGGGGAATTGGCAATGGGAAATTGGGAATTATTCTTTTTGCCTTTACCCCATCCTAAATTACCCATGCTTTTATCTTCGGAATTTTCTTCAATGTGCAAACAAAGCTCGATCGCTTTTTCTTTTGCTACTAATTGTTGTTCTTCTACTACTTCCATTAATAAAGCATCTAAAGGACAAGGTGCAAAACGAGGTTGCACGATGCCGCTATCTTGTCTGGCAAGAAATAGCAAATCATCCACCAAACGCCCTAACCGCTGAGTTAATCTTTCGATGACTTTTAACTGTTGGCGTTGGGGCTGGGATTGCAAATCCGGATCGGCTAATGCTACTTGAACGTTAGTTTGAATCATCGCGATCGGACTTCGTAATTCGTGAGAAGCATCGGAGGTAAATTGTTTTAAACTTTGGTAAGATTCTCGCACTGGTTCGATCGCTAATCCAGAGAGAAACCAGCCAATTGCTGCTACGGAAATCACCATAACGATGATACCAAAACTCAAATCTACTACTAATTGACGGCTGGGTTTAGTTACTTCAAACCAAGGATGGCTAACTCGCAAATATCCTAATACTTGTCTCCCTACTTGTACTCTGTCGGTGATTTGACGCAAGAGAATTGTATTAGATGGTTGGGAAAAACGAAGGGGTAAATTTTCAGCCATTCTCCCCGTTTTCCTTCCTCCCCCTTTGACAACGCGCACCGTCTCGCCCAAACGATTGGGATAAATGGGAATATTTAAAGGTTCGGAAAAAGTAGACCAAAGTAATTCGCCAGTGGGACTAAACCACTCTAAATCGATGCGATCGTCTTCTACGGTTTCGGCATTATCTCGGAAACTAGCTTCTAAATTAACGTGATATTTGTTACCACCAGAATTGGCTTCGATCGCGATCGATCGCTCTACCACTTCCACCACATGATTGAGCGTATCGTCGATCCGTTCGATTAACGTATTGCGAACATATAAATAAACGCTGGTAGCAAATAATAATAGTAAAACTGCCGTAACGGTGGTGTACCAAATAGCAAGGCGGCGGCGAGTGGTTTGAAACATAGGGGAGGGAGGAGGGAAAGGGAAAGGGAAGCAATTGTAGGGTGGGTTAGGCACGGGCAATCAATTCAAAATTTTCTACTAATAATTAACGAACCGTGCCGTAACCCACCATCTGCTTTATAACTACAATTTGGATTTTTTGTAAATATAGCGATCCTAAATGAATTGCGAACAACTAAACCCCTCCCAACCCTCCCCTTACCAAGGGGAGGGCTAGGGTGGGGTTGATTATTTAAATAGGATCGCTATATATCATTATTTAAACTCGGTTATAAATCATCACTTTTTTGGGACAGACGATAGGTTTTTCTCTACCCAAATATAGTCAAATACTAATTCATAAATCCGGTTATTGACGTGGAGATAATCGTCTCGTTTTACTACTAACCCGGACATGATTAATTCGGTTTCTTCAGGACTATCAACCGCTACCACCTTTCCTTGATGTAAAATTTGTTGGTAAAGTTTTAGTAATTCAACCGCACGCTGTTTATCTTTCACAATCCGATCGCGTATCGTTCGCAAATGCTCTGGATTGTCTCGCGATTCCCAATTTTCGATGATTTGCGATCGCACTAAATCTTCTACATAAGCTGCTTCATCATTAGTCGGAATCGGCGAGTCAGAAGTGCAAATCAATTTGCAGACTTTTTGGGTGAGAAAAGGCTGTCCTCCCGTCCAGTTTATTACTTCTGTAAGTAACGTTTGCGGATTGGTAACTCGTTTGGTCAATCCTTGCAGTAAAGGTTGCGCTTCATGTACTTGAAAACCCTTGAGTTGAATCGCTTGACCGACATTAAAAGGAGTACGATTTTTATCTTGAATTAATTGGGAAGGAGTCGCTACGCCTAATAGAACAAAATTCAAACGCTGGTAGTCGGAACTGTCAGCGCGTTTGTTATAGCAAGTGCGGATGATGCCAAAAAATGCACTGCTATCGAACTGAAGGTCGAGTATGCTATCAATTTCATCGATGAAAATAATAATTTTTTCAGAAATATTCGTTAACAAGACTTCGTTGAGAAATTCTGATAAACGCTGCACGGGCGATAATAATTCCCGTTCCCGCCACCAAGTTCGGATATTGACTTTATCTAACAGATTCAAACCGCTAACTAGAAGGTAGGCAAAGCCTGCATACCACTGCTCTAAAGTTACCTGGGAATTGCTCATTGTAGAAATATCGATCGCAGTACAAGTAAAACCTTCTGCTTGCAGCTTTTTCATGATTTGGACGCGCAAGCTGGATTTACCCATCTGTCGGGTATTCAGGATATAGCAAAGCTGTCCGAGTCTTAAGGCTTTGTATAAATGTCGGTCTGCCGATCGCACGACATAAGTAGGTGCATCGATGGGCAAACTTCCACCTACTTGGTAATCGTAACCCTGCGGTTCTTCGGCACTCCTGAGCAGCGCATTTTCGATTACTAATTCCGCTTGAGTTGCTTTGAGAATTTCCAGGGTGTGGGATAATTCTTTGGTGCGTTCTTCGACTTTTTGCTCCAAAGTTCGGTTGTAATCTTCTAATTGTTCGTAGAGATTTGCGTTTTCAATCGAGATGGCGGCTTGGGCGGCGATGATTTTTAAAGTTTCGACTCTTTGCGGGGTAAATGCGCCGATCGCAATGTTATTTTCTAAGTAGAGAATGCCTGCTAGTTTGCCGCGATCGAGTAGGGGAGTGC
Coding sequences:
- a CDS encoding AAA-like domain-containing protein encodes the protein NQQRLKAWAEQCPENFQHQYLLVAAEITRISGNWYEAINLYDKAIKSAQENEFIHEEALANELAANFWLAQEKPEFAQIHLKKARQCYQIWGAKRKVEDLDEKYVQWLGSTATDTQSNTIKTITTTGRNSGETLDFAAVMKASQAISGEIVLEQLLNQVMKAAIASAGAEKGFLILDKNENWVIEAQAAVESDRITILQSIPIDSVDPTTKIPHLSTAIINYVARSHENVVLNNATEEGQFTRDPYIITTQPKSILCTPLLDRGKLAGILYLENNIAIGAFTPQRVETLKIIAAQAAISIENANLYEQLEDYNRTLEQKVEERTKELSHTLEILKATQAELVIENALLRSAEEPQGYDYQVGGSLPIDAPTYVVRSADRHLYKALRLGQLCYILNTRQMGKSSLRVQIMKKLQAEGFTCTAIDISTMSNSQVTLEQWYAGFAYLLVSGLNLLDKVNIRTWWRERELLSPVQRLSEFLNEVLLTNISEKIIIFIDEIDSILDLQFDSSAFFGIIRTCYNKRADSSDYQRLNFVLLGVATPSQLIQDKNRTPFNVGQAIQLKGFQVHEAQPLLQGLTKRVTNPQTLLTEVINWTGGQPFLTQKVCKLICTSDSPIPTNDEAAYVEDLVRSQIIENWESRDNPEHLRTIRDRIVKDKQRAVELLKLYQQILHQGKVVAVDSPEETELIMSGLVVKRDDYLHVNNRIYELVFDYIWVEKNLSSVPKK